A genomic stretch from Candidatus Baltobacteraceae bacterium includes:
- a CDS encoding amidase family protein has protein sequence MSLSGFYDRSDATEIARAVCAGEVTAGEVLDEAIARAERVNPSLNAIASRRYDQAREEARTAAREGVLAGVPLVVKDLGPELAGLPMTMGSRYFADYVPVRDHEFFVRAKRAGAIVVAKSTAPEFGLVPYTESALFGATRNPWDLSRTPGGSSGGSAALCAAGVVPIAHGNDMGGSIRIPASCVGLFGMKPSRGRAPTTGGIIGAANVDHAITRTVRDSAAFLDAVRNDAGPPFAPEATRDPRPLRIAVVRGPMLGHGIASEVRAALDETAALCASLGHAVVDDEPRGIDYPALSYSLLLFFASQIGWHLGAGNPTPERRVRGGDIEPASSAMLAISRVLPLDELTTAVVCQRALRAAFDTFMERYDVVLSPTLSAPPIRIGELALSRAERLQVAVLTRVRAPALIGKAARDIAARMFDWLPYTPVFNLTGAPAMSVPLHWTQDGLPVGMHFAGRFNDEATLFRLAGQLERARPWRDRRPPVWSGVSV, from the coding sequence ATGAGTCTGTCCGGCTTCTACGATCGCAGTGACGCGACCGAGATCGCGCGAGCCGTCTGCGCCGGTGAAGTCACGGCGGGCGAGGTGCTGGACGAAGCGATCGCGCGCGCCGAGCGCGTGAATCCGAGCCTCAACGCGATCGCCTCGCGCCGCTACGATCAGGCGCGGGAAGAAGCGCGCACCGCCGCGCGGGAAGGCGTCTTGGCCGGGGTCCCGCTGGTGGTCAAGGATCTCGGACCCGAGCTTGCGGGGCTGCCGATGACGATGGGCAGCCGCTACTTTGCGGACTATGTGCCCGTCCGGGATCACGAATTCTTCGTGCGCGCCAAACGGGCGGGAGCGATCGTCGTTGCCAAGTCCACGGCGCCTGAGTTCGGCTTGGTGCCGTACACCGAGAGCGCGCTGTTCGGGGCTACGCGCAACCCATGGGACCTTTCGCGTACGCCCGGCGGCTCGAGCGGCGGGAGCGCGGCGCTCTGCGCGGCGGGCGTGGTGCCGATCGCGCACGGCAACGACATGGGCGGCTCGATTCGCATTCCCGCCAGTTGCGTCGGGCTGTTCGGGATGAAGCCCAGCCGCGGGCGCGCGCCGACGACCGGCGGCATCATCGGCGCCGCGAACGTCGACCACGCGATCACGCGAACGGTGCGCGACAGCGCCGCGTTTCTCGATGCCGTTCGCAACGACGCGGGGCCGCCGTTTGCGCCGGAGGCAACGCGCGATCCGCGACCGCTGCGCATCGCGGTGGTGCGCGGACCCATGCTCGGGCACGGCATCGCAAGCGAAGTGCGCGCGGCGCTCGACGAAACCGCCGCGCTCTGCGCTTCATTGGGCCACGCGGTCGTCGACGACGAACCGCGCGGAATCGACTATCCCGCGCTCTCGTATTCGCTCTTGCTGTTCTTTGCCAGTCAAATCGGATGGCATCTGGGCGCAGGGAATCCGACGCCGGAACGCCGTGTGCGCGGCGGTGACATCGAACCGGCGTCGTCGGCAATGCTCGCGATTTCGCGCGTGCTCCCGCTCGACGAGCTCACGACCGCCGTCGTGTGCCAGCGCGCGCTGCGCGCGGCCTTCGATACGTTCATGGAACGCTATGACGTGGTGCTCTCACCGACACTCTCGGCGCCGCCGATTCGTATCGGCGAACTCGCGCTCAGCCGGGCCGAGCGGCTGCAAGTCGCCGTGCTCACCCGCGTGCGCGCGCCGGCGCTCATCGGAAAAGCGGCACGCGACATCGCTGCGCGCATGTTCGACTGGTTGCCCTACACGCCGGTCTTCAACTTGACCGGAGCGCCGGCGATGTCGGTGCCCTTGCATTGGACGCAAGACGGTTTGCCGGTGGGGATGCACTTCGCAGGGAGATTCAACGATGAGGCGACGCTGTTTCGATTGGCCGGACAGCTCGAGCGCGCGCGTCCGTGGCGCGACCGGCGTCCGCCGGTCTGGAGCGGCGTCAGCGTCTAA
- a CDS encoding sulfite exporter TauE/SafE family protein: MRLGLELFGAAFAASVFGSMVGLGGGFIFVPILRLAFGLDPADAAGTSLVLVTANSGAGAFTYLLQKRVNVRLGLLFAVGGLPGSIAGAVLVKHISAETYDWAFGAFLLIVAADMILNARKRLESRSEETYGTRKPMSYRIAVALGFVVGVISSLFGIGGGVVVVPSLLYLSNLPAHAIAATSHFVLILTSPTGLIVHAFQHDIRLADVIPLVAGGLCGGPIGAHLSLRLRSPQLLVIVGIALVCVAGSLALRHVIH, encoded by the coding sequence ATGCGCCTTGGCTTAGAACTCTTCGGCGCCGCTTTCGCGGCGAGCGTCTTCGGTTCGATGGTGGGATTGGGCGGCGGCTTCATCTTCGTCCCGATCCTCCGTTTGGCGTTCGGCCTCGATCCGGCAGACGCGGCGGGCACGTCGCTGGTGCTCGTCACCGCCAACAGCGGGGCCGGGGCGTTCACGTATCTCCTGCAGAAGCGCGTCAACGTTCGCTTGGGTCTGCTCTTCGCGGTGGGCGGGCTGCCGGGCAGCATCGCGGGCGCCGTTTTAGTCAAGCACATTTCGGCCGAAACCTACGACTGGGCTTTCGGCGCGTTTCTGCTGATCGTCGCCGCCGACATGATCCTCAACGCGCGCAAACGACTCGAATCGCGCTCCGAAGAAACCTACGGCACGCGCAAGCCGATGTCGTACCGCATCGCCGTCGCGCTCGGCTTCGTGGTGGGGGTAATCTCGAGTCTCTTTGGAATCGGCGGTGGGGTCGTCGTGGTTCCGTCGCTGCTTTATCTCTCGAACCTTCCGGCGCACGCGATAGCGGCGACCTCACACTTCGTGCTGATCCTCACCTCTCCGACCGGCCTGATCGTGCACGCCTTCCAACACGACATTCGTCTTGCCGACGTGATTCCGCTGGTGGCGGGCGGTTTGTGCGGCGGGCCGATCGGCGCGCATCTCTCGCTGCGCTTGCGCTCGCCGCAGCTCCTCGTGATCGTCGGCATCGCGTTGGTTTGCGTGGCCGGTTCGCTCGCGCTCCGTCACGTTATCCATTAG
- a CDS encoding adenylate/guanylate cyclase domain-containing protein, producing the protein MSTRLRTLLIAVALGLVASGIGATLLLIDNDSIPLVHRVTDLQAHYAALDQSEHLGLGRPAYDSNNDKDPNLGIIRIDELTYGSNVKALHQFPFARTVYATLLDHLAKAGAKTVVFDIDFLDPAPVPSWDTAFAAAMKKVPTILAYTINTTANGNLGISPPTPSLASSSAGSGYTTVDEPGGIFLGQPMRIRTSGGGANNNATFYALAAAAAQNYTGKPLDFAALPRDDNGTFLLVAPRFETQQFTTDSGNRVEEHAAEFPGRGVLSFSDAYSESIPDLAQFAKGGLIYIGDTAQAQGDFVQTARQANTPGLFANARLADQLLRHIYMQPAPQWLNVLLIFALPLLVSLSFSLMRSTTLAIVISLATTVVYAYINVALFVEKLMWVDLVHVVLAMVLATLFVGLYRVLHEGAQRRMVTNLFGMHVSPAIVTDILSHEDPRNALALKGKKVKATIFYSDIRGFTAMSENMTPEEIYTQLNEYFEEMCAIIFQYGGYVDKFIGDCVMAVFSAPYQTPDDAANAVRAAVAQQKKILELAEKWKALGKREFTVGMGVNTGDVVMGNLGASSRMNYTVIGDNVNLAARLYNVAKAGEIIISDYTYQEVKDFVVADELEPVLVKGKKDPIRIYNIRDVKEAPEPATNGALAKEPTPA; encoded by the coding sequence ATGAGCACCCGATTGCGAACCTTACTCATCGCCGTCGCACTCGGCCTGGTCGCAAGCGGCATCGGCGCGACCCTGCTGCTGATCGACAACGACTCCATTCCGCTCGTTCACCGCGTTACCGATCTGCAAGCGCACTACGCGGCGCTCGATCAGTCGGAGCACCTCGGCCTGGGCCGTCCCGCCTACGATAGCAACAACGACAAGGATCCCAACCTCGGAATCATCCGCATCGACGAGCTGACGTACGGCAGCAACGTCAAGGCGCTGCACCAGTTTCCGTTCGCGCGCACCGTGTATGCCACGCTGCTCGATCATCTCGCCAAGGCCGGCGCGAAGACCGTGGTCTTCGATATCGACTTCCTCGACCCGGCGCCCGTTCCGAGTTGGGATACCGCATTCGCGGCGGCGATGAAAAAGGTTCCGACGATTCTCGCTTACACGATCAATACGACCGCGAACGGCAATCTCGGGATCTCGCCACCGACGCCGTCGCTCGCTTCGTCCAGCGCCGGCAGCGGGTACACCACCGTCGACGAGCCCGGCGGCATTTTTCTCGGCCAGCCGATGCGCATCCGCACCAGCGGAGGCGGGGCGAACAATAACGCAACCTTCTATGCGCTCGCGGCGGCGGCCGCGCAGAACTATACCGGCAAACCGCTCGATTTCGCGGCCCTGCCGCGCGACGACAACGGAACGTTCCTCCTCGTCGCGCCGCGCTTTGAGACGCAACAGTTCACGACCGATTCCGGCAACCGCGTCGAGGAACACGCGGCGGAGTTTCCGGGGCGCGGTGTGCTCTCGTTTTCGGACGCGTACTCCGAATCGATTCCCGACCTGGCCCAATTCGCCAAAGGCGGGTTGATCTACATCGGTGACACGGCGCAGGCTCAAGGCGACTTCGTACAAACCGCACGGCAGGCCAATACGCCCGGACTCTTCGCCAACGCACGTTTGGCCGATCAGCTGCTGCGCCACATCTACATGCAGCCGGCCCCGCAATGGCTCAATGTGCTGCTGATCTTTGCGCTGCCGCTGCTGGTCTCGCTCTCGTTCAGTCTGATGCGCAGCACCACCCTCGCGATCGTGATCTCCCTCGCGACCACCGTCGTCTACGCGTATATCAACGTTGCGCTCTTCGTCGAGAAGCTGATGTGGGTCGACCTGGTGCACGTGGTGCTCGCGATGGTGCTGGCTACGCTCTTCGTCGGCCTCTATCGCGTGCTCCACGAGGGCGCGCAGCGACGGATGGTCACCAATCTCTTCGGAATGCACGTCAGCCCGGCGATCGTCACCGACATTCTTTCACACGAAGATCCGCGCAACGCGCTGGCGCTCAAGGGCAAGAAGGTGAAGGCGACGATCTTCTACAGCGACATCCGCGGCTTTACCGCCATGTCGGAAAACATGACACCCGAAGAGATCTATACCCAGCTCAACGAATACTTCGAAGAGATGTGTGCGATCATCTTCCAATACGGCGGCTACGTGGACAAGTTCATCGGTGACTGCGTCATGGCGGTTTTCTCCGCTCCGTACCAGACGCCCGATGACGCGGCGAATGCGGTGCGCGCCGCCGTCGCGCAGCAGAAAAAGATCCTCGAACTCGCCGAGAAGTGGAAAGCGCTCGGCAAGCGCGAGTTCACGGTGGGCATGGGCGTCAACACCGGTGACGTGGTCATGGGAAATCTGGGCGCGAGCTCGCGCATGAACTACACGGTTATCGGCGACAACGTGAACCTGGCGGCACGACTCTACAACGTTGCGAAAGCCGGAGAGATCATCATCAGCGATTACACCTATCAAGAGGTCAAGGATTTCGTGGTCGCCGACGAACTCGAGCCGGTGCTGGTGAAGGGTAAGAAAGACCCGATCCGGATCTACAACATCCGCGACGTCAAAGAGGCGCCCGAACCTGCGACCAATGGTGCTTTAGCCAAAGAACCCACTCCCGCATAA
- the efp gene encoding elongation factor P: MISSNDLRNGITIVVDGNLWTVIEFLHVKPGKGAAFVRTRLKNVKTGTTLERTFRAGEKLERATVDNRQMQLLYNDAEGFHFMDQESFENITIQRELIGDPADFLKDGMVVDVQLHEGVPIGVDLPPHVELKVVETDPGFKGDTATNTGKPAKLETGATVNVPLFVNPGDMIRIDTRDRRYIGRVNS; this comes from the coding sequence ATGATTTCCTCGAACGATCTCCGCAACGGTATCACCATCGTCGTGGACGGCAACCTCTGGACCGTCATCGAGTTTCTGCACGTCAAACCCGGAAAAGGTGCGGCATTCGTGCGCACGCGCCTGAAGAACGTCAAGACCGGAACGACGCTCGAGCGCACCTTCCGCGCCGGTGAGAAGCTCGAGCGCGCGACCGTCGACAACCGTCAGATGCAGCTCCTCTACAATGATGCCGAAGGTTTCCACTTCATGGATCAGGAGTCGTTCGAAAACATCACGATCCAGCGGGAGTTGATCGGCGATCCGGCGGATTTCCTCAAAGACGGGATGGTCGTCGACGTGCAGCTGCACGAAGGCGTTCCGATCGGCGTCGACCTTCCGCCGCACGTCGAGCTGAAGGTCGTCGAGACCGATCCCGGCTTCAAGGGAGACACGGCGACCAACACGGGCAAGCCGGCCAAGCTCGAAACCGGCGCCACGGTCAACGTGCCGCTCTTCGTCAATCCCGGCGACATGATTCGGATCGATACGCGCGATCGGCGATATATCGGACGGGTCAATAGCTAA
- the plsY gene encoding glycerol-3-phosphate 1-O-acyltransferase PlsY yields the protein MNETAAIAVGTGVLVLTVVGSFLIGSIPWGYLIGRFIYHTDLRKHGSGNIGAMNALRALGKKGAVAVLLLDAAKGMVPVLLVTVAMPRIIVHFGSTYFVAHASPALACIAAALAVLGHCFSPWLGWKGGKGVATAFGAIFALCWPAGLVVVAVWILGALVLTRFSSVGSMLGAIAAPFALFFFTRSVPETMFGVFAALLILWTHRENIVRLRRGTEGPIRLFDRS from the coding sequence ATGAACGAGACCGCTGCCATCGCCGTCGGAACCGGAGTACTCGTCCTGACTGTAGTCGGCTCATTCCTGATTGGTTCGATTCCATGGGGCTACCTGATCGGTCGATTCATCTATCACACCGATCTGCGCAAACACGGCTCGGGAAATATCGGCGCAATGAACGCGCTGCGGGCACTCGGCAAAAAGGGCGCTGTCGCGGTTCTCTTACTGGACGCGGCAAAGGGGATGGTCCCCGTGCTACTCGTGACGGTGGCGATGCCGAGGATCATCGTTCACTTCGGATCCACATATTTCGTCGCGCACGCGTCCCCGGCACTGGCGTGCATTGCCGCGGCCCTTGCCGTGCTTGGACACTGCTTCTCGCCGTGGTTGGGCTGGAAAGGCGGCAAGGGTGTCGCCACCGCCTTCGGCGCGATCTTCGCGCTCTGCTGGCCGGCCGGTCTCGTGGTCGTCGCCGTCTGGATACTCGGCGCGCTCGTGCTCACCCGTTTTTCGTCGGTCGGTTCGATGCTCGGGGCGATCGCCGCACCGTTTGCATTGTTTTTCTTCACGCGATCGGTCCCCGAAACGATGTTCGGGGTTTTTGCCGCACTGCTCATCCTCTGGACGCACCGCGAAAACATCGTTCGCCTGCGTAGGGGAACGGAAGGCCCGATCCGTCTCTTCGATCGCTCCTAG
- the der gene encoding ribosome biogenesis GTPase Der — MQDTPPIPVGTMLRPSTVAIVGRPNVGKSALFNRLIGQRLAIVEDSPGVTRDRLYALCEWRGRIFSVVDTAGIDPDADNAHGEAFAQATRRQAEVAAHEADAVIFVVDAQAGLNPLDHDVAQILRTTRRRVVLVANKAESPSALASVHGEFARLGFGEPVAVSAIHGEGTGDLLDRVIELLPPEAPNAELGDELALAIIGRPNVGKSSLLNALLGEERAIVTDVPGTTRDSIDTLMRWHDRTIRLIDTAGVRKKPEAHGAIEYYAALRSLSAIARADIALLVFDSMVGVTAQDRRLAGLAIEERKGLIIVGNKWDLAREQQGEFSQGELANVIHDLIPFARFAPITFLSAKTKRRLGSLMPVVSRVADNLDRRIPTPALNALIRDAVLAHPAPAAGGKLFKIYYATQPSVHPPLFVFSCNDPDLVQPSYKRFLENTIRQQFDFEGVPLTLEFRPRREREGDA; from the coding sequence GTGCAAGACACTCCCCCAATCCCGGTGGGCACGATGCTGCGGCCCTCGACCGTTGCCATCGTCGGCCGTCCCAATGTCGGAAAGAGCGCCCTCTTCAACCGCCTGATCGGGCAGCGCCTCGCCATCGTCGAGGATTCGCCGGGCGTGACGCGCGACCGTCTCTACGCGCTCTGCGAGTGGCGCGGCCGCATTTTCAGCGTCGTTGATACGGCCGGGATCGATCCGGACGCCGACAACGCGCACGGCGAAGCGTTCGCGCAAGCCACGCGCCGTCAGGCCGAGGTCGCCGCGCACGAAGCCGATGCCGTCATCTTCGTCGTCGACGCGCAAGCCGGACTCAATCCGCTCGATCACGACGTCGCGCAAATTTTGCGCACGACGCGCCGCCGCGTCGTACTCGTCGCCAACAAAGCGGAGTCGCCCAGCGCGCTCGCCTCCGTGCACGGCGAGTTCGCGCGCCTCGGGTTCGGTGAACCGGTCGCGGTCTCGGCAATTCACGGTGAAGGCACCGGCGATCTGCTCGATCGCGTGATCGAACTCTTGCCGCCGGAAGCGCCGAACGCCGAGCTCGGCGACGAACTCGCGCTGGCGATCATCGGCCGTCCGAATGTTGGTAAGAGCTCGCTGCTCAACGCGCTGCTCGGCGAAGAGCGCGCGATCGTCACCGACGTACCGGGCACGACGCGCGATTCGATCGACACGTTGATGCGCTGGCACGACCGTACGATTCGCTTGATCGACACGGCCGGCGTGCGCAAGAAGCCGGAGGCCCATGGCGCGATCGAATATTACGCCGCCCTTCGCTCGCTGAGCGCGATCGCCCGCGCCGACATCGCGCTCCTGGTTTTCGATTCGATGGTCGGCGTCACCGCACAAGATCGCCGGCTCGCCGGCTTGGCGATCGAAGAACGCAAAGGGCTGATCATCGTCGGCAACAAGTGGGATCTCGCGCGCGAACAGCAAGGCGAGTTCAGTCAGGGCGAGCTCGCGAACGTTATTCACGACTTGATTCCGTTTGCGCGCTTTGCGCCGATCACGTTTCTCTCGGCCAAGACCAAACGGCGGCTGGGCAGCCTCATGCCGGTCGTCAGTAGAGTTGCCGACAACCTCGATCGCCGCATTCCGACCCCGGCGTTGAACGCATTGATCCGCGATGCCGTGCTGGCCCATCCTGCGCCGGCCGCCGGCGGGAAATTATTCAAGATCTACTACGCAACGCAGCCGTCGGTGCATCCGCCCCTCTTTGTTTTCTCGTGCAACGACCCGGATCTGGTGCAGCCGTCGTACAAACGGTTTCTCGAGAACACGATTCGCCAGCAGTTCGATTTCGAGGGCGTGCCGCTCACCCTCGAGTTCCGTCCGCGGCGCGAGCGGGAGGGCGACGCATGA
- a CDS encoding copper resistance protein NlpE N-terminal domain-containing protein — protein sequence MNITIRTVRCLSIACAILVLLRFSAGAAALPFGYYPLRGQYTGVLPCSDCPGVWTELTLVDPGPDLGLGRGTFVMTERFTGGRHGGAVVATQGTWSTLERLSLAGTLELQSASWTAPRYFSYVGGLSLEPLDDRRQPISGVSMLHHLRRVIPPTRMEFGPLLAATSGTTVVARVGDRFDVALATSGPSDSPDSWSIARTTSPSVTLDQKYGSSLAGLTGTYSIFVLKAIEPGAASVTFRNRKGSQTVTFSFRVEP from the coding sequence ATGAACATCACGATACGCACCGTACGATGCCTCTCCATCGCATGCGCGATCTTGGTTCTATTGCGCTTCTCGGCCGGTGCCGCGGCGTTACCCTTTGGATACTACCCGCTGCGCGGACAGTATACCGGAGTGCTGCCCTGCTCGGATTGCCCCGGCGTTTGGACGGAGCTTACGCTCGTCGATCCCGGCCCCGATCTCGGGCTGGGCCGAGGAACGTTCGTCATGACCGAGCGATTTACCGGCGGACGACATGGAGGAGCGGTCGTCGCGACGCAGGGTACGTGGTCGACCCTCGAGCGCCTATCGCTAGCGGGAACATTGGAATTGCAGTCCGCCTCCTGGACTGCACCGCGATACTTCTCTTACGTGGGAGGATTATCGCTTGAACCGCTCGATGATCGTCGTCAGCCCATATCCGGTGTATCGATGCTCCATCACCTGCGACGCGTGATTCCGCCCACACGCATGGAGTTTGGGCCACTGCTGGCAGCAACGAGCGGCACCACCGTGGTTGCTCGAGTCGGAGATCGCTTTGACGTCGCGCTCGCTACGTCGGGCCCGAGCGACTCGCCGGATTCTTGGAGCATCGCACGGACGACCTCTCCGAGTGTGACCCTCGATCAAAAATACGGCTCCTCACTCGCCGGACTAACCGGCACATACAGCATTTTCGTATTGAAAGCGATCGAGCCGGGGGCGGCGAGCGTAACGTTTCGCAATCGCAAGGGGTCCCAAACCGTTACGTTCTCTTTTCGCGTCGAACCGTAG
- the miaB gene encoding tRNA (N6-isopentenyl adenosine(37)-C2)-methylthiotransferase MiaB: MKPPATARVTPAVYIETFGCQMNEADSQYIADRATSAGYAIATKAEEASVLVLNTCTVRDNAERRAYGRMNHFKVLKDRDPQVRLVVMGCLAEQDRDRMQTLAPHVDAVFGTKELAQLGDQLAAWVPSFDSAGASEEQLYRAMGGTADAVIDAFSHLRAFVTVQRGCSYYCTFCIVPHVRGRFDHRPMREIVGEAQAHLAAGAREIMLVGQTVNAWRAASGEDFGDLCKAVAALPGLERLTFISPHPKDFSEKIIADLATVPQLNPRVHLPLQSGSDAMLRRMNRKYTRAQFEEKLELFRRYLPHWAVTTDIIVGFPGESDADFEDTMDLVSRGAFANAFTFIYSIRRGTPAARWEQVPGEASSARFKRLVDAQNAATRAYHDRKIATTVRALVQGPSKKDPSKLAAKAPDNVTVIAPMPPDYDEATYAREPWLDVEVETAHVWGCTGTIVRRAARYDEAGTAIARPLIDLIATG, encoded by the coding sequence ATGAAGCCCCCCGCAACCGCTCGTGTGACTCCGGCCGTCTACATTGAAACGTTCGGCTGTCAGATGAACGAGGCCGACTCCCAGTACATCGCCGATCGTGCGACGAGCGCCGGCTACGCGATCGCGACGAAAGCCGAAGAGGCGAGCGTGCTGGTCCTCAATACCTGCACCGTGCGCGATAACGCCGAACGCCGTGCCTACGGGCGGATGAATCACTTCAAAGTGCTCAAGGATCGCGATCCGCAGGTGCGGCTGGTCGTTATGGGTTGTCTCGCCGAACAGGATCGCGATCGGATGCAAACGCTCGCGCCGCACGTCGATGCGGTCTTCGGCACGAAGGAGCTCGCTCAACTCGGCGATCAGTTGGCGGCGTGGGTGCCGTCCTTCGACTCTGCGGGCGCGAGCGAGGAACAGTTGTACCGAGCGATGGGCGGGACCGCGGATGCAGTGATCGACGCCTTTTCGCATCTTCGCGCGTTCGTCACCGTGCAGCGCGGGTGTTCCTACTACTGTACGTTTTGCATCGTGCCGCACGTGCGCGGGCGATTCGATCACCGTCCGATGCGCGAGATCGTGGGCGAAGCACAGGCGCACCTCGCGGCGGGTGCGCGCGAGATCATGCTGGTCGGGCAAACGGTCAATGCGTGGCGCGCGGCGAGCGGCGAAGACTTCGGCGATCTGTGCAAGGCGGTCGCGGCGCTGCCGGGGCTGGAACGATTGACGTTCATCTCTCCGCATCCGAAAGATTTCAGCGAGAAGATCATCGCCGATCTGGCGACCGTGCCGCAGCTCAACCCGCGCGTGCACCTGCCGCTGCAGTCGGGCAGCGATGCGATGTTGCGGCGGATGAATCGCAAGTACACGCGCGCGCAATTCGAAGAGAAGTTGGAACTGTTTCGGCGCTATCTCCCGCATTGGGCCGTGACCACCGACATCATCGTCGGCTTTCCCGGCGAGAGCGACGCCGATTTCGAAGACACGATGGACCTCGTCTCGAGGGGTGCGTTCGCGAACGCCTTTACCTTTATCTATTCGATCCGGCGCGGGACGCCGGCCGCGCGCTGGGAGCAGGTGCCCGGCGAGGCCTCCTCGGCGCGATTCAAGCGGCTGGTCGATGCGCAGAATGCGGCGACGCGCGCCTATCACGACCGTAAAATCGCCACGACCGTGCGCGCGCTGGTCCAAGGTCCCTCGAAGAAAGACCCCTCGAAGCTTGCCGCGAAGGCGCCGGACAACGTCACCGTGATCGCACCGATGCCGCCCGATTACGACGAGGCGACCTACGCACGCGAACCGTGGCTCGACGTCGAAGTCGAAACCGCGCACGTCTGGGGCTGTACGGGCACGATCGTGCGCCGCGCCGCGCGTTACGATGAGGCGGGAACGGCAATCGCGCGCCCGCTCATCGATCTCATCGCAACCGGATAG